In Kutzneria kofuensis, the DNA window GGTCTGGACCACATTATTTCCGTGCGAGGCCCGGGGAGGTCACGTGGCGGCCACTTCCCCGGGTCTCGTTTCGTTCTCGGCTCAGGTTGCGTCCTTGGCGCGCCAGCCGTCCACGTGTCCCCGCAACGCGCGTTCGTAGACCACGTCCATCTGCTCCCGTGGCGGCAGGTTGTGCTGGAGTTCCAGCGACACCAGGCCGTGCACGAGGCCCCATGACGCCACCGCGATCACTTCCGGCGACTCGTCGACGTAGACGCCGGCCTCGACGCCTCGACACACGGTGTTGTGGAGGATCTCGAACGCGCTGCCCGACACCTCCGCCAGCAACACGTCCTGGCGCACGTGTGCACGCGCCGCGTCCGTGAACAGCAGCGTGTACAGGTGCGGCTGCGCCAGCGCGTAGGCGCGATACGCCAGGCCGAGTTGGACCAGGTCCTCGGCCGGGTCGTCCGAGGAGGCGGCCGCCCTGAGCTGCCGTGCGAAGCCCTCGAACGCCTCCAGGTAGACGGTTCTGATCAGGCCGGGCTTGCCGCCGAACAGCGAGTACACCGCCGTCGTCGACGTGCTCACGTCGGCCGCCAGCTTGCGCAGGCTGAGCGCGTCCACCCCGTCCGTGGAGATCAGTTCCGCCGCGCAGGTCAGCAGTCGGCCGCGCAGGGCCTCGTCGTGGGTCTTCGGTCGTGGCACTTGACGAGCATAACCGAAACGGTGTTTTATAACGGCGTCATGAAACATGGGGAGGGGATCTGAGATGGTGTTCGACGGACGCTGGACCGCTCGGCTGCCGGAAGAGGGCGGCGTCGTGTTCCTGATCGGCATGCGGTTCAACAAGTGGTGGCGGGTGGACAAGTGGCTGCCCGTGGTCCGGGCCATGCCGCGGATGCTCATGCACCTGGGCAAGCACCCCGAGCTGGGGTTCCTCGGCGGGCAGTCCTGGTTCGGCCGGACGACCATCCTCGTGTCGTACTGGCGCAGCGCCGACGACCTGATCGACTTCGCCTCGGCCAGGTCCGCGCCGCACCTGGAGGCGTGGAAGGCCTACAACCGGGCCGTCGGCGCCGACGGGACCGTCGGCGTGTGGCACGAGACCTACGTCGTGCGGCCCGGACAGGCCGAGGCCGTCTACGCCAACATGCCCGCCTTCGGGCTCGGCCAGGCGTACGCCCATGAGCAGATCACCAAGGACAGCAACAACTCTCGGAAGCGGCTGGCCACCGCTGGACCCGTCTGATACCAGATTGGTACCGTGGCGGCGTGGCGATGACTCTGCGGTTGAGCGAAGAGGAGAACCGCCAGCTCGACGAGCTGGCGGCCGCCGAGGGGCGCTCCAAGCAGGAGATCGTGCGACTCGCGCTGGCCGAGCGCTGGGCCCGGCTGCAGAAGGAGGAGCAGCTCGGCGAGGTGCTGGGTCGGGTGCTGCCGCGGTACCAGGGGCTGCTCGACCGGCTCGGTTCCGCCTGAGTTGACCGACTACCTGGACGCCGGCGACCTCCTCGTGCTGGCCACCGCCGTCACCGGCGGCGACCTCGTGGTGCGGGACCTCGGCCTGCTCGACTCCGCCGCCTACCGGCCCCGCGCCACCGTGCTCGGCGTCGAGGCGTACGCCACCCTCTGGCTCAAGGCCGCCGCCGTGCTCCATTCCATCGTGCGCACCCGTCCCCTCGCCGAGGGCAACTGGCGCCTCGGCTGGGTCGCCGCAGTCGCCCTGTGCGACATCAACGGCTGGTGGATCGACGCCGACGAGGACGAGGCCCTCGGCGTCGTCCGCGCCGTCGCCCACGGCCGCCTCGAGGTCACCGACCTGGCCGCCCGCTTCGAGGCCTGGTCCGTCCCCAAGACCTGACCGTTCTCAGCCGGCTGCCTTCGCCGCCCGCTCGATCTCCTTGCGCCGCGCTTCCCAGAACGCTTCATCGCGCTGGGCGTTCGTCCCCGTCGCGCCGTCGAGCTGTTCGCGCAGGATGTCCGCGTGTCCGGCGTGCCGGCTCGTCTCCGTGAGCATGTGGACCAGGACGTTGAACAACATCACGTCGGGCCTCGGCCACCACGGCACGTGCCCGGGCGCGTCGATGGCGAGCGCCTCGATCGTCCCGTCCGAGTGCTCCCACACGCGGCGGTAGCGCTCGACGATCTCCCCTCGCGTCTCGTGCTCGGTCGCCCACATGTCCGCGCCCCGCTGCCCGAGGTCGTCCCACCGGGCCATCGGCTCCGGGAACGGCCGGCCGAACACCTCGCCGAAGTACCGGGACTCCGACAGAGTCAGGTGCTTGACCAGGCCGAGCAGGTTCGTCCCCGTCCCGGTCAGTGGCCGGCGGATGTCGTACTCGCCGAGCCCTTCGAGCTTGTGGAGCATCACCTCGCGAACCTCTCTCAGGTCGCCGTGCAGATACTCCTTCGCGAATTCATCGATCACAACGCTCAAGACTGCCCGCTCCCGGCCGCCCCACCGCAGCCCCCACCGCTCCCTGGGGGCAGCCCCGCAACCATTCTACCGGGGCAAGGTCACGAAGCCGCTGGTCAGCGATCTTCCTGTGGATAACTCGACAGGGTGTGGACAAACGCTTGCGGTTCGGCGGGGGACTGGTAGCGCTTGACCTGGAGTGCACTCCAGCTTCTACGGTCGGTGTCGTGACATACTCGATCGCCCAGGCAGCGGAACGAAGCGGGTTGTCCATCGACACCCTCCGCTACTACGAACGAATCGGGCTGGTCGATCCGCCGGCCCGGGACTCCGGGGGACGCCGCTCGTACTCCGACGACGACCTCTCATGGCTGGAGTTCCTCACCAAACTGCGCACGACCGGCATGCCGATCCGGATGATGCGTGAGTATGCCCAGCTCCGGCACAAGGGGCTGGCCACCGCCGGCCGCCGCAAGCAGTTGCTGCACGAGCACCGGACCGACGTCCGGCAGCGCATCGCCGAACTCCAGGCGTGCCTGGCCATCCTTGATTACAAGATCACCAACTATGCCGAGATCGAGGCCAAGATGGCCGGCGAGACGCTGGTGCAGGAGGTGTCCGCGTGACCGTTCCGACCAGGCGGCTGGGGGAGCTCCCGGTCGGTGCCCAGGGACTCGGCTGCATGGGCATGAGCCAGTCCTACGGCCAGGGCGACGACACGGAGTCGGTGGCGACGATCCACCGCGCGATCGAGCTGGGCGTCACCCTGTTCGACACGGCCGACGTGTACGGCGCCGGCGCGAACGAGGAACTGCTCGGACGGGCCCTCAAGGGACGCCGTGACCAGGTGACGATCGCGACCAAGTTCGGGTTCGTGCCCGGTGACGGCGGTGGGCTCGCGGTCCGCGGCAACGCGGCGTACGTGCACGAGGCGGTGGACCGGTCGCTGGCCAGGCTCGGCGTGGACCACATCGACCTCTACTACCAGCACCGAGTCGACCCGAACGTGCCGATCGAGGAGACGGTCGGGGCGATGGCCGAGCTGGTGCAGGCCGGCAAGGTCCGCTACCTCGGCCTGTCCGAGGCGGGCGCGGAGTCGATCCGGCGCGCGCACGCCGTGCACCCGATCACCGCGCTGCAGAGCGAATGGTCGCTGTGGACCAGGGACATCGAGGCGGAGGTCCTGCCGGTCTGCCGCGAGCTGGGCATCGGCATCGTGCCGTTCTCGCCGCTGGGCCGCGGCTTCCTGACCGGCAGCCTGAACTCGTACGACAAGCTCGGCGCGGACGACATGCGGCGCGGCCTGCCGCGGTTCTCGGAGGAGAACTTCAACCAGAATCTCGCGATCGTGGACCGGCTCAACTCGCTGGCGGCGCAGCGCGACGTGACGGCCGGGCAGCTGGCCCTGGCCTGGGTGCAGCACCAAGGCGACGACGTGGTGCCGATCCCGGGCACGAAGCGCCGCAAGTACCTGGAGGAGAACGTCGCCGCGGCGCAGCTGGAGCTGACCGCCGAGGACCTCGCGGCCATCGCCGCGGCCGCGCCGGTCGACTCGGTGGCGGGCGACCGGTACCACCCCGCGATGCGGCAATACGTCGGACGCTGACAAGGAGAGAAATGGAATCGCGCAAGCTCGGCGACCTCGAGGTGTCCGCACAGGGCCTCGGTTGCATGGGGATGAGCGAGTTCTACGGACAGGGCGACGACGCGGAGTCGATCGCGACCATCCACCGCGCGATCGACCTGGGCGTCACGCTGCTCGACACCGCCGACATGTACGGCATCGGCGCGAACGAGGAGCTGGTCGGGCGGGCCATCAGGGACCGCCGCGACCAGGTGGTGCTGGCCACCAAGTTCGGCTTCGTCCGTGACCCGAAGGACCCGAGCGTGCGGGGTGTCCGCGGCGACGCGGCCTACGTGCGCGAAGCCGTCGACAAGTCGCTGGCCAGGCTCGGTGTCGACCACATCGACCTCTACTACCAGCACCGGGTCGACCCGAACGTGCCGATCGAGGAGACGGTCGGGGCGATGGCGGAGCTGGTGCAGGCCGGCAAGGTCCGGCACTTGGGCCTGTCGGAGGCCGGTCCGGAGACGATCCGGCGGGCCTACGCCGTGCACCCGATCGCCGCACTGCAGACGGAGTGGTCGCTGTGGTCGCGGGACATCGAGGACGAGATCGTCCCGGTGTGCCGTGAGCTGGGCGTCGGCGTCGTGGCGTACTCGCCGCTGGGCCGAGGCTTCCTCACCGGCCGCTTCACCTCGACAGACAGCTTCGGCGAGGACGACTTCCGCGTCGCCGGGCAGCCTCGGTTCAGCGAGGAGAACCTCGCCAAGAACCAGGCGATCGTCGAGGCGCTGAAGGCTGTCGCCGCCGCACGCGGCGTCACCGCCGGGCAGCTGGCGCTGGCCTGGGTGCAGCACCGGGGGCAGGACGTGGTGCCGATCCCGGGCACGAAGCGCCGCAAGTACCTGGAGGAGAACGTCGCCGCGGCGCAGCTGGAGCTGACCGCCGACGACCTCGCCGCCATCGAGGCCGCCGTGCCGGTCGACGCCGTCGCGGGTGCGCGCTACCCCGAGGCGGGGCTGCGCATGGTCGGCAAGTGATCTAGACGAAACCGCCGGCCTCGGAAATCCGAGGCCGGCGGTTTTTCATGCCATCAGCCCGGCGGCCACCGTCGCCCCCAGTTCCCAGCACGCCTGCAGGTCGTCCTTCGACGGTGTGGCGGTGACCAGCACGTGTTCGGTGACCCGGTTCCAACCGAGGCCCTTGGTGATGCTCTCCACGCTGCGCACGGCGCCCGACATGTCGCTGTTGCCGTGCACGTACAACCCGTACGGGCGTCCTTGTGTGGCGTCCAGGCACGGGTAGTAGACGAGGTCGAAGAACACCTTCAGCGCGCCGGACATGTAGCCGAGCGAGGCCGGCGTGCCGAGCAGGAAGCCGTCGGCTTCGAGCACGTCGACGGCGCCGGTGGCGAGCGCCGGTTTGCGGACGACCTCGACCCCTTCGATCTCGGGCGTTGTGGCTCCGGCCACAGTCGCCTCGAACATCGCCTGAAGATTCGGCGACGGAGTGTGGTGCACGATCAGCAGTCGGGGCACCCGTACGACGATGCCGAGCGGCCCGCGCGACCGCAACCTGTCGACGGTGCGTAGCCGACGGCGGTGGCGAGAATCGTGCTGCCAGCGCGATTCCGGACTGGCGCGTCCGACCGGGTGACGGAGTGTGGTGCGCCGATGTGCCGACGGGTCAAGGAAAAACGCCGCGGCGGGCAGGCAACCGGGTGGCCACCCCGGCCGTCTGACCAAGAGGAAACGCTGGTATAGATGGAAGAACTGTGGACGTCACCTCAACTCTCCTGTCCGGCAGCCGGCGCAAGCGTGTGGTCTACGCGGGCTGGCTCGCCGTAGGCATCGGCCTGATCGGTGCACCCCTTGTGGTCCTGTCGCTGTGGCCCGGCATCGACCACACCCCCTACTCGGCCAACACGGTCCTGCTCGCCTTCGGACTGTGCCTGAGCTCCATCTCCTACGCGTTCGGCCGCGCGGCCGTCGCGGGCATGACGGAAAGCCGGCCCCGACCGGTGTCGGGACCGGGCAACATCCCCTATCTGCTGGCCGGCCTGTTCCTGGCGGTCGCGGTGGTCTCGCTGGTCATCGCGGCGGCCTGAGCCGTCAGTCGAACAACGCAGCAACCTCGCCGCGCAGCGCGGCCAGCCGTGCCACGGCACGCTGCCGCGCGGCGGCCAGACCGTCCCGATCCGGTACCGGTTCCACGATCTCCAGGTACGCCTTGAGCTTCGGCTCGGTACCCGACGGCCGGATCAACACCCGCACACCCTCGCCGCGCAGCGCCAGCACGTCGGCACGCGGCCGCAGGTCCTCGGCAGTCACCGATACGTCCGCCAGCGACGTCGGCGGATCGGTGCGCAACTTCGCCATCAACTCGCCGATCCGGCTCAAATCGGTCACCCGCAGCGAAACCTGGTCGGTCAGGTGCAAACCGTGCGTGACGGCCAGGTCGTCGAGCACGTCCAGCGGCGAGCGACCCTCGGACTTCAGCCCGGCGGCCAGGTCGCACGCGAGCACCGCGGCCGAGATGCCGTCCTTGTCCCGCACGTAGTCCGGGTCGACGCAGTGCCCGAGTGCCTCCTCGTACGCGTAGACGAGACCGGTTCCGGTGCCGTCACCGGCGCGAACCAGCCACTTGAAGCCGGTCAGCGTCTCGTCGTAGCGAGCGCCATGCGCGGCCGCCACCTTCGACAGCAGCGAGGACGACACGATCGTGGTCGCCACCAGCGCATCAGTCGCGTCCATCGTGGACAGGATGTGCTCGCCGAGTAGCACCCCGGTCTCGTCGCCGCGCAGCATGCGCCACGACCCGTCGCGTTCCTTCACGCCCAACGCACACCGGTCGGCGTCCGGGTCCAGGGCGATCGCCAGGTCGGCGTCGACGTCGGCGGCCAGAGCGAGCAGAAGGTCCGTCGCGCCCGGTTCCTCCGGGTTCGGGAACGACACCGTGGGGAAGTCGGCGTCCGGCTCCCGCTGCTGCGTGACGAAGTGCACGTCGGTGAAGCCCGCGGCGGACAACACCGCGGCGAGAGTCTCGGCGCCGACGCCGTGCATCGGCGTCGCGGCCACGCGCAGCGACCGGGCGCCGCCGACAGGCAGGCTCGCCGCCCGTGCGACGTACTCGCCGACCTCGGCATCGGAGAGGGTGGTCCACGTCTCCGAGCGCGGCACCGACACCGCGGCGGGCACCTGCGCGATCGCCGCCTCGATCTGGCGGTCGGTCGGCGGCACGATCTGCGCCCCGTGCTCGATGTACAGCTTGTAGCCGTTGTCGGCGGGCGGGTTGTGCGACGCCGTGATCTGCACGCCGGCGACGGCGTTCAGCCGCCGCACCAGGAACGCCGTCACGGGCGTTGGCAGTGGTCGGTCCAGCACCCGCACGTCGAACCCGGCCGCCGCCAACACGCCGGCGACGGCCCGGTGGAACTGCTCCGATCCGTGCCGCGCGTCCCGACCGACGACCACGACCCCGCCGCCGTGACCGTTCCGCTGCAGCCAGTCCGCGAGGCCGGCGGTCGTCCGCACGACCACGGCCTCGTTCATGCCGTTCGCGCCGGCACGCACCGGCCCGCGCAGGCCGGCGGTGCCGAACGTCAGCGGCCCGCCCATCCGGTCGGCCAGGTCGTCGATCGCCGCCTGGTCGCCGGCCATCGCCCGGGCCAGGACGCCCTGCAACTCGGTGCGGGCGTCCTGGTCGGGGTCGTCGGCGATCCACCGGAACGCGGCGTCGCGCGCCGACGGCGCGAGGCTCATACCTTCGCCACCAGGTCACGCAGCAGGGTGCCCATGTCGGTGGCGGCCAGCCGGCCGGCCTCCAGGACCTCCTCGTGGTTGAGCGGCTCGCCGGTGATGCCGGCCGCCAGGTTCGTCACCAGCGACAGGCCGAAGACCTCGGCGCCGGCGGCGCGCGCGGCGATCGCCTCCAGGGCGGTCGACATGCCGACCAGGTCCGCGCCCATGGTGCGCAGCATCCGGATCTCGGCCGGCGTCTCGAAGTGCGGGCCGGGCAGCGCTGCGTACACGCCGTCCTCCAGATCGGGGCGGATCGTGCGCGCCACGTCACGCAGCCGTGACGAGTAGAGGTCGGTGAGGTCCACGAACCGGGCCCCGACCAGCGGTGACCGCGCGGTCAGGTTGAGGTGGTCGCTGATCAGCACCGGCTGCCCGACGCGCATGCCCTGGCGCAGGCCGCCGGCCGCGTTGGTGAGGATCACGGTGCGCACGCCGGCCGCGGTCGCGGTGCGCACGTTGTGCACCACCGGGTCGATGCCGAAGCCCTCGTACAGGTGCGTCCGGCCGAGCATGACCAGGACGCGGTTGTCGCCCAGCTTCAGCGAACGGATCGTGCCGCCGTGGCCGACCGCGGTCGGCGCGCGGAACCCCGGCAGCTCCGGCATCGGCACCTCGTGCTCGGCCTCGCCGATCACGTCGGCCGCCGGCCGCCAGCCGGAGCCGAGGACGACGGCGACGTCGTGCTGGTCGACGCCGGTGCGCTCGACGAGCGCCGCCGCGGCGGCCGTCGCCAGCGCGTCGGGGGAAATGGAGTCTTCGCTGATACCGGTCACACGGGCGAGCCTAAATCACCCTCAGTCGGCCACCTGGAACTGCTGGGAGATCTGCGCGAACAGCCGCTTGGCCGCGGCGTCGGCATCGCTGCCGACCGGCGCCTTCACGCCGACCACCCACAGGTCGTTGCCCTTGACCAGCACCATCGCGATCGTGTGCGGCGGGGCCGACCCGCCGGTGTCCTGCGCGTACTCGATCTGCTGGCCGCCGCTGAAACCCGGCACCGAGATCGGTGTCAACGGCTGCACGGTCACCTTCGGCAGCGCCTTCACCGCGTTCACGTAGGCGTCGACCTTCGTGAACTTGGGGAACCGCTGCACGGACAGCTCCTGCGTGCCGTCCTTGCTGATGAAGAACACCTGCGCCCTGGCCGGCAGCGAATCGGTGGGCGGCCGGTTCTGGCTGAACTGCTGCCAGTCGGGCGGCACGTCCAGGGAGAAGTCGCCGCCGGAGTCGCCGGTGGTCGGCACCGCCTTGCCGTGGACCCGGGTGGTCGGCACCTTGGCGGTCGTGGTCGAGGTGGGTGACGTGCTGGGCGTGCCGCCGAACGCAACCGCCGTCGGCAGCAGCACCTGGCCGCCGAGGTAGCGGGTGAGGACAAAGCCGCCGGCCATCGACACCACCACGATCACGGCCGCGACCAGTGCCAACACCGCCGTGCCGAGCTTGCCGCGACGTCGGCGCGGCTTCGGGCCCGGTGCGGGCGTCGAGCCCGTCACCATGAACGGCAGCGGGCCCGGGTCGCTGGCCAGCGGCGTGTCCGTCGGCGCGATCGGCGTCTTCGGCGGCGCGAACTGCTTGGACAGCGAGCCGGCCGGGCGACGCGGCTTCGGCGGTGTCACCGGCGGGGCGTCCGGGTTCGGCGCCGGGAAAAGCACCGTGCCCGGCTCCGGCAGCAGCGGGCGCAGCCGCCGGCGCACCTCCGCCAGCGTCATCCGGGCGTCCGGGTCCTTCACCATCAGGCCGGTGATCACCGGTTCGAGCTCACCGGCCGAGGTCGGCTTCGGCACGTCGCCGTGCACCACCTCGGTGACCGTGGCCAGCGGGTCGTCGTCCGCGTCGTACGGCGGCACGCCCTCGACGACCGCGAACAGCGTCGCGCCGAGGCTCCACAGGTCGGCCGCCGGCGTCACCTCCTGACCGGAGGCCACCTCCGGCGCGATGTAGGCCGGCGAGCCCAGCATAATGCCGGTGCTGGTCATCGTGTTCTCGGCGACGTTGCGGGCGATGCCGAAGTCGGTGAGCTTGATCTGCCCGCTGTCGCCGACCAGCACGTTGCCCGGCTTGACGTCACGGTGCGTGATGCCGGCCCGGTGCGCGGCCTCCAGTCCCGCCGCGACCGCGTCCGCCACCGCCGCTGTCTGCTGCGTGTTCAGCGGACCTTGCTGGCGCACCACCTCGGCGAGGCTGCGCGAGGGCACCAGTTCCATCACCACGAACGGCTCGCCGTCCTGCCGGGCGATGTCGTGCAGGGTCACCACGTTCGGGTGGGACAACACCGCGATGGCACGCGCCTCCCGCAGCGTCCGCTCCCGTAGCGCGTCCGCCTCGCCCGCCGGGATGCCCGGCGGCAGCAGCACCTCCTTGACCGCGACCTTGCGTTGGAGGAACTCGTCGTAGGCAGCCCACACCGTGCCCATCGACCCGTTGCCCAGCACGTGTTCGAGCCGGTAGCGGCCGGCGATCACGCGGGACCGGGCGGGCTGCGGAGTTTCCGGCGTGGACATGCGGCCATTCTCCACGAGTCGGGCCCGGCCGTTTTTCTCAGACCCCCGGCTTGTCAGGCCTCGGTTGTCGGCCCTTCGCTGCTACCTCACCGCGAGCGGAGACCGTCGAGCACGACCAAGGCCAGAGGGTCGTCGGCGCGGGCTCCCTGACGGCAGACGACGAGGGAAAGCAGGTCGAGGACGGCGGCCGGCTCGATGTCGGCGCGGAGACTGCCCTCGGCCTGGGCAGCCTTGATCACATCGAGGACCACGGCGTGCAGCCGGGCGACGGGCTCGGCGACGTCGGGATCGTCGACCGGCACGGACTTGAGCATGGCGAAGGGTTCCTGCACGGCGTCGCGCACGTAGCCGAGGAGGACCTCCCACCGCGGCAGGTCGCTGGCGGCGGCCGAGGCGGTGCGGGCGGTGAGCCGGCTGAGGACGTCGCAGCTGATGAGCGCGAGCAGCGCGGCGCGGTCGGGGAAGTGCCGGTAGAGGGTGCCGACGCCGAGCCCGGCGGCCCGGGCGATGTCCTCCATGGACACGGCCTCGCCGTCGGCCATGAACACCCGCGTGGCGGCGCGCACGATCAGTTCGCGGTTGCGCCGCGCGTCGGCCCGCACAAGTCCCTCCCAAGAAGTGGAATCCCGGATTCACCTTACGCTAGGCTCGGTAACCGGAATCTACGGTTCACCTTCAGGGGGCGACATGCGAATCGGACTTCATCTGCACAGCGTCGGCCGGACGCTCGACGAACTGGTGGCGGAGGCCGAGCAGGCACAGGTCGACGCCGTCTACGTCAACGAGACGGTCGGTTGGGATCCGGTGGTCCTCGCAAGCCTGATCGGGGCTCGGGTGCCGGGCATCGACGTGGGCACAGCAGTCACCGTGACGTACCCGCGCCACCCGCAGGCGCTCGCGTCGGCAGCACTGAGTGCGCAGGCCGCCACCGACAACCGCTTCGTCCTCGGCGTCGGGCCGAGCCACAAGCCCGCGATCGAGGAGCGCTTCGGCCTCAGCTACGACAAGCCGGCGGCCCACGTCCGCGACTACCTGACCCGACTGCGGCCGCTGCTGGACGACACGACCGGGCTTCCCGGTGTGACAAGGCCGAAGTTGCTGCTGTCCGCACTCGGCCCGGTCATGCTGGGCATCGCCGACGACCTCACCGACGGCACGCTCCTGGTCTGGACGACCGCGAAGGGCGTCGCCGAGCTGGTGGCGCCTCGCTTGCACGACAAGGAGATCGTGCTGACGGCGCTGGTCGCGGTCACCGACGACGTGGACGGGCTGCAGGCGCAGCTCGCCGCCCAGTTCGCGCCGGTGGCGGGCCTGTCCAACTACCGCCGGCACCTCGACCGGCAGGGCCTGGACAACGTCGTGGAGACGGCGATCGTCGGCGACGAAAAGACCGTGCGGCAAGAACTTCGACGGTTCGAGGAGGCCGGCGTCACCGAACTGCTGGTCAGTGTCGCCGGCCCCGATCGCGAGCGAACCCTGGCCGCACTGAAGTGATCGATACGGCGCTAACCCTGCGGCTCGCGCCAGATCGGGAACATCCGCGGGCCGCCGGGTGGCGCGAACGGTTCGCCGCTGTCGACGAAGCCGTGCCGCCGCCACAGCCGGGCGCTGTCGGCGGAGCTGGCCTCGCCGGAGCAGGCGATGCCCTCGGCGTCGAGGCGGCGGAAATGTTGGCGGGCGATCGCGCTGCCGAGCCCTTTTCGTTGCTTGGACGGTAAAAGCCCGCAGAACTGCCAGTGCAGGTGCGGCTCGGAATGAGCCGAGTGCGCAGCCATCAGTTCACTGAGGACGGTGAACCGGTGGAGGTCGTCCGCGTCGAGAGCGGAGAACCGGTCCATGAATTCCTCGGGGCTCTCGCCGCCCTCGGTGCGGAACCAGAGCGACGCGGCGGAATGGTCGTGCGCCAGATACACCTCGCCGTCGGCGAAGGCGGCCTCGGTGAACGCCTTGAAGAAGACGGGCTGCACCTCGCGCCGGCGTTCGTCGCCGGGAAACACCCACTTGCTCACGGGATCGTTCTGGAACGCCTCGGCGAGCACGCGAGCCACGACGTCCACTTCGGACCGTGAGGCGGGACGGATCACGTCGTCCATCACTCCACCTTCCCGATGCCGGCGTACACCTCGGGTTTGCGGCTGCGCAGCACGGAGCCGCGCACGAGGCCGATCACGGCGGCCAGCAGCAGGATTCCGGGCAGGATCCAGCGCAGCGGCGAGTCACCGGCGGTGCCGAGCAGCACGTCGAAGTTCCACAGGATGAGCACGAGGATCACCAGCAGCGCCACTGCGGCCAGCGCGGGCGCGGTCGTGTGCCGCCACGCGGGCTCGTCGTGCTCGCGCCGGCGGAAGAAGCCGATCACCGACACGGACACGGCGGCCAGCACGAACACCACGCCGGTGGACGCCATCGTGCCCAGCCAGCTGAACAACTCGGTGAACGGGTCCCGGCCGGCGATCGCGAAGACGGCCACGACGACGAGTCCCAACGCGGTCTGCAGCAACGATCCCGCGGCCGGCGCGCCGGTGCGGCGGTTGGTGCGGGCCAGCGCCTCCGGCAGCACACCCTCGCGGCCCAGCGCGAAGAAGTAGCGGGCGATGGCGTTGTGGAAGCTCAAGAGCGAGGCGAACTGGCTGGTGAGGAACAGCACGTAGGAGACGTCGGAGAACACGCTGCCGAGCCGCTGCGCGTTCAGGCCGAACAGCAGGCCGGGGCCCTGCGCCTGCGCGGCCCCAACGACGTTCGCGGGCCCGGCCGCGTCGGCCATCGCGAGCGCCGACAGCGTGTACAGGACGGCGGTCAGCGCCACCGCGAGGAACGTCGCGCGGGCAACGGTCCGCCGCGGGTCCCGCACCTCCTCGCTGTAGGACGCCGCGCCCTCGAAGCCGGTGAACACGGCGACGGAGAAGGCGAACACGGCGCCGACGCCGGTGGTGAACAGGCTGCTCGGCGCGAGCGGCACGAGGGACGGCGCGCCGCCGCCGTCGGGCGAGCCGAGCAGCGCCAGGTCCGTCACGACGATCACCGCGCACTCCAGCAGCAGCACGACACCGAGCACCTTCGCGTTCAGGTCCACGCGCAGCACGCCGAGCGTGCCGATGACCAGCGCGATCGCGAGCGCCCACAGCCACCACGGCGTGTCCAGCCCGAGCAGCGGGTTCAGCCAGTTCGACAGCGACCAGCCGAACAGGCCGTACACGCTGATCTGGATCCCGTTGTACGCGACGAGCGCGACGAACGAGATCGCCACGCCCGCGGGCCGTCCCAGCCCGTTCACCACGTACGGGTAGAA includes these proteins:
- a CDS encoding APC family permease → MATRTPLRERGLARPRLGVAQILFFVVAASGPLYAIAGGVTATYAVTGVVGVPLSFVLLAPVLALFAVGYAAMSRYITGAGAFYPYVVNGLGRPAGVAISFVALVAYNGIQISVYGLFGWSLSNWLNPLLGLDTPWWLWALAIALVIGTLGVLRVDLNAKVLGVVLLLECAVIVVTDLALLGSPDGGGAPSLVPLAPSSLFTTGVGAVFAFSVAVFTGFEGAASYSEEVRDPRRTVARATFLAVALTAVLYTLSALAMADAAGPANVVGAAQAQGPGLLFGLNAQRLGSVFSDVSYVLFLTSQFASLLSFHNAIARYFFALGREGVLPEALARTNRRTGAPAAGSLLQTALGLVVVAVFAIAGRDPFTELFSWLGTMASTGVVFVLAAVSVSVIGFFRRREHDEPAWRHTTAPALAAVALLVILVLILWNFDVLLGTAGDSPLRWILPGILLLAAVIGLVRGSVLRSRKPEVYAGIGKVE